Proteins from a genomic interval of Tenacibaculum sp. SZ-18:
- a CDS encoding SDR family NAD(P)-dependent oxidoreductase, with translation MSLTAFITGATSGIGKATAYLFAQHKIRLVLCGRREKKLQEIKNELSQLTEVHTLQFDVRFKEEVFLAIEKLPEDFNNIDILINNAGNAHGLATIQDGNIDDWDAMIDGNVKGLLYVSKAIIPGMIKKNNGFIVNIGSIAGKEVYANGNVYCASKFAVNALNKGMRLDLNQYNIRVSAIHPGLVETEFSDVRFKGDTDRAKKVYQGYEALQPEDIADIIHFVVTRPYHVNIEDLIVYPTAQASATLLKKSEN, from the coding sequence ATGTCTTTAACCGCTTTTATTACAGGAGCTACCTCAGGAATAGGGAAAGCTACCGCTTATTTATTTGCTCAGCATAAAATACGATTAGTGTTATGCGGTCGTAGAGAGAAAAAACTTCAAGAAATTAAAAATGAACTTTCTCAGCTCACAGAAGTACATACTTTACAATTTGATGTGCGATTTAAAGAAGAAGTTTTTTTAGCTATTGAAAAATTACCTGAAGATTTTAATAATATTGATATTCTTATTAATAATGCAGGAAATGCTCATGGATTAGCAACGATTCAAGATGGAAATATTGATGATTGGGACGCCATGATTGATGGTAACGTTAAAGGTTTACTTTACGTTTCAAAAGCCATTATTCCTGGTATGATTAAAAAAAATAATGGGTTTATAGTAAATATTGGTTCTATTGCAGGAAAAGAGGTGTATGCTAATGGAAATGTATATTGCGCATCAAAGTTTGCTGTAAACGCTTTAAACAAAGGAATGCGTTTAGATTTAAACCAATATAATATTCGTGTTAGTGCCATTCATCCTGGATTGGTGGAAACCGAATTTTCAGATGTTCGTTTTAAAGGAGATACTGATAGAGCAAAAAAAGTATATCAAGGATATGAAGCTTTACAACCGGAAGATATCGCGGATATTATTCATTTCGTAGTAACACGACCTTATCATGTGAATATTGAAGATTTAATTGTTTACCCTACAGCACAAGCAAGTGCTACTTTACTTAAGAAAAGTGAAAACTAA
- a CDS encoding response regulator transcription factor, with the protein MNTNDIKILLVDDEPDILEIVGYNLRSEGYQVFTATNGAEGVKIARKISPHLILLDIMMPEMDGIEACEKIRNIKPLENVIISFLTARGEDYSQVAGFDAGADDYITKPIKPKVLVSKVKSLLRRLKTDTVSEATTKIGDILINRDEYVVFKGEEKITLPRKEFELFSLLTSKPGKVFKRETILDSVWGNEVVVGGRTIDVHIRKLREKIGDHYFKTVKGVGYKFVLETDK; encoded by the coding sequence ATGAATACTAACGATATCAAGATTTTATTAGTTGATGATGAACCAGATATTTTAGAAATTGTTGGATACAATCTAAGATCAGAAGGTTATCAGGTTTTTACCGCAACTAACGGAGCAGAAGGTGTAAAAATTGCTCGCAAAATTTCTCCACATTTAATCTTGTTAGATATTATGATGCCAGAAATGGACGGCATTGAAGCTTGTGAAAAAATAAGAAACATTAAACCTTTAGAAAACGTAATCATTTCTTTCTTAACTGCAAGAGGTGAAGATTATTCTCAAGTAGCTGGTTTTGATGCTGGTGCAGATGATTATATTACAAAACCGATAAAACCAAAAGTTTTAGTTAGTAAAGTGAAATCACTTTTACGTCGATTAAAAACAGATACGGTTTCAGAAGCTACCACAAAAATTGGAGACATTCTTATTAATAGAGACGAATATGTAGTGTTTAAAGGAGAAGAAAAAATCACATTACCAAGAAAAGAATTTGAACTATTCTCTTTATTAACTTCTAAACCTGGTAAAGTATTTAAACGAGAAACAATTTTAGATAGTGTTTGGGGGAATGAAGTAGTTGTTGGTGGTAGAACTATTGATGTTCACATCAGAAAACTAAGAGAAAAAATAGGTGATCATTACTTTAAAACAGTTAAAGGGGTGGGGTACAAATTCGTTCTGGAAACTGATAAATAA
- a CDS encoding exonuclease domain-containing protein: protein MKYAIVDIETDGGVKITEISIFIFDGEQVVDEFTTLINPGTSIPPYITRLTGINNFMVKDAPKFEEVAKRIYQITEDCVFVAHNVNFDYGIIGKEFKSLGLTYRRKKLCSVRLSRKLLPGKRSYSLGKLCISEGIEIKARHRARGDAEATVILFKKLLSIDELNDFEVINSFLNPRSREATLPPLLPKNVFESLSEKHGVYYFWNKDKEVIYVGKANNIKQRVVSHFHDKKKREIEMCLATANITFTETGSELIALLEESAEIKRLFPKFNRAQRRTTTNFGLFSYKDRKGVMHLAWNNVKMISQPIMRFYTVSQARSFVENLCKEFQLCPKYCHLQTNVNSCFHYQIKECKGVCREEEAIEEYNKRVMQAIDSITFKTDNFVITEQGKTSDELSYALVINGVYEGYGYIDKNQQNNSTSEVYFERLKPQKDNQDIRRIINAHVKKNPASILPIEHKALGSLF from the coding sequence GTGAAGTACGCAATTGTAGATATCGAAACAGACGGTGGAGTTAAAATTACTGAAATCAGTATTTTTATTTTTGATGGAGAACAGGTGGTAGACGAGTTTACAACACTAATAAATCCAGGAACTTCTATTCCACCATACATTACCAGATTAACCGGAATTAATAATTTCATGGTTAAAGATGCTCCGAAATTTGAAGAAGTAGCGAAACGAATTTACCAAATTACTGAAGATTGTGTTTTTGTAGCTCATAATGTTAATTTTGACTACGGAATCATAGGAAAAGAATTCAAATCGTTAGGGTTAACTTACAGAAGAAAGAAACTTTGTTCTGTTCGATTATCAAGAAAATTACTTCCAGGGAAAAGATCATATAGTTTAGGTAAACTATGTATTTCCGAAGGAATTGAAATAAAAGCAAGACACCGTGCTAGAGGAGACGCAGAAGCAACGGTTATATTGTTCAAAAAACTACTTTCTATAGATGAATTGAATGATTTTGAAGTTATCAACTCGTTTTTGAATCCACGTTCTCGTGAAGCAACCTTACCACCATTATTACCCAAAAATGTTTTCGAAAGTTTATCAGAAAAACATGGTGTTTATTATTTCTGGAATAAAGACAAAGAGGTAATTTATGTTGGAAAAGCTAACAATATTAAACAACGTGTTGTAAGTCATTTTCACGATAAAAAGAAACGTGAAATAGAAATGTGTTTAGCAACCGCTAATATTACATTTACAGAGACTGGGAGTGAGTTAATTGCATTATTAGAAGAATCTGCTGAAATCAAACGTTTATTTCCTAAATTCAATAGAGCACAAAGAAGAACTACAACGAACTTTGGTTTGTTTAGTTATAAAGATAGAAAAGGAGTGATGCATTTGGCTTGGAACAACGTAAAAATGATTAGTCAGCCAATTATGAGGTTTTACACAGTTTCTCAAGCTCGAAGTTTTGTTGAGAATTTGTGTAAAGAGTTTCAATTATGTCCGAAATATTGTCATTTACAAACGAACGTAAATAGCTGTTTTCATTACCAAATAAAAGAATGTAAAGGAGTTTGTAGAGAAGAAGAAGCAATAGAAGAGTATAACAAAAGAGTGATGCAGGCTATTGATTCTATTACTTTTAAAACTGATAATTTTGTGATTACGGAGCAAGGGAAAACCTCAGATGAATTAAGTTACGCCTTGGTAATAAATGGTGTGTATGAAGGTTATGGATACATTGACAAGAATCAACAAAATAATAGTACTTCTGAAGTGTATTTTGAAAGATTAAAACCTCAAAAAGACAATCAGGATATTAGGAGAATTATAAATGCTCACGTAAAAAAGAATCCAGCGTCAATTCTACCAATAGAACACAAAGCTTTAGGTAGCCTTTTCTAG
- a CDS encoding JAB domain-containing protein, which produces MEAENYIRRHINTRRIDLKEFFWVILLSNANQALGFAEIGSGTDKGIRVNIKEIFQLALVANASAIIICHSHPSGKLVPSAADKIITEKIKEIGLLLSVTLLDHLIITSESFYSFKEEGLL; this is translated from the coding sequence GTGGAAGCTGAGAATTATATTAGAAGACACATTAATACTCGAAGAATTGATCTAAAAGAATTCTTTTGGGTGATATTACTTTCTAATGCAAATCAAGCACTTGGTTTTGCTGAAATTGGTTCTGGAACTGATAAAGGAATACGAGTAAATATCAAAGAAATTTTCCAATTAGCTCTAGTAGCTAATGCATCAGCTATTATTATTTGTCACTCACATCCTTCAGGAAAGCTTGTTCCTTCAGCTGCTGACAAAATCATCACTGAGAAAATTAAAGAAATTGGACTTCTATTATCTGTTACACTTTTAGATCATCTAATTATTACCTCTGAATCCTTTTACTCTTTCAAAGAAGAAGGATTGTTATAA
- a CDS encoding ATP-binding protein — translation MVNKRLLIKNLLSHNDENSFYDKKQRLTLNTKEGKAKFIKHVCALSNSNPDNNSYILIGIRDEDNKIMGVDFFDDSKIQNLVNAYLVHPPKIQYENIPFPGLPRYKVIGLVTIYPNEKVSHLSKSAWKYPKKTIFYRRGSNSVPVNENFEVKNTNSNVVNAIEKNASNNIQLTLDGVFDFLNRHKEEYKPQYKVFKEQFVLCWAGKKTIINNREFYSRVDIELINEQVQLFYSALDEVQIKINEHSFIIVEYISLGLEKKEARYPLEKTIIHFKNNGKLEIIKKFLFQPPIFDENIIKHIYESSNAIISNIENNIPLSVTEHEDVSRLPNNYLICYLNGYLDAKEQLEKAKSYIRSLEDKTTYIKYKDVVRVLRKVKYH, via the coding sequence ATGGTTAACAAACGCTTACTTATTAAAAATCTTCTTTCTCATAATGATGAAAATAGTTTTTATGATAAGAAGCAAAGATTAACTCTAAATACTAAGGAAGGAAAGGCTAAATTTATAAAACATGTTTGTGCTTTATCAAATTCAAATCCTGACAATAACTCTTACATATTAATAGGAATTAGAGATGAAGACAATAAAATAATGGGAGTTGATTTTTTTGATGACAGTAAGATTCAAAATTTAGTAAATGCCTATTTGGTTCATCCTCCAAAAATTCAATACGAAAACATTCCTTTTCCTGGTTTACCTAGATATAAAGTTATAGGGTTGGTGACCATTTATCCTAATGAGAAAGTTTCACACTTGTCAAAATCTGCCTGGAAATATCCAAAGAAAACCATTTTCTACAGACGAGGAAGTAATTCGGTTCCTGTAAACGAAAACTTTGAAGTAAAAAACACCAATAGTAATGTTGTTAATGCGATAGAGAAAAACGCTAGTAATAATATTCAGTTGACCTTAGATGGTGTTTTTGATTTTTTAAATAGACATAAAGAAGAATACAAACCTCAATATAAAGTTTTTAAAGAGCAGTTTGTTTTATGTTGGGCAGGAAAGAAAACTATCATTAATAATCGGGAATTTTATTCTAGGGTCGATATTGAGTTGATTAATGAACAAGTACAATTGTTTTACTCCGCATTAGATGAAGTTCAAATTAAAATAAATGAACATTCCTTCATTATTGTTGAGTATATATCGTTAGGCTTAGAAAAGAAGGAAGCTCGTTATCCTCTTGAAAAAACAATCATTCATTTTAAAAATAATGGAAAGCTTGAGATTATAAAAAAGTTTTTATTTCAACCTCCTATTTTTGATGAGAACATCATCAAGCATATTTACGAAAGTAGTAATGCTATAATTTCTAATATTGAAAACAATATTCCACTATCAGTTACTGAACATGAAGATGTTTCAAGACTTCCTAATAATTATTTGATTTGTTATTTAAACGGATATTTAGATGCAAAAGAACAGCTAGAAAAGGCTAAAAGCTACATTAGAAGTTTAGAAGATAAAACTACTTATATAAAATATAAAGATGTTGTTAGGGTTTTAAGAAAGGTAAAATATCATTAA
- a CDS encoding sensor histidine kinase, giving the protein MKRLKKTYNYALISALYLTIISVLIAVFSYLYFYKSLGLISIMIFGIILFVFSFFVIQYRAEHFIYQRVKKLYKDISILDVEDLERDKVTTDIEAFTKTVQDYVEDKKEEIANLTERDSFRRDFLGNVAHELKTPLFTVQGYILTLIEGAADDKVIRDKYLERANKGVERLTSIVKDLDMIAKLETDGMKMKIEPFNILELIQTVFDLFEMKAKKKNIKLIFDRLYEFPIFVKGDVERIEQVLINLVVNSIKYGKPGGITTASVEVYNETKFVIKIIDNGEGIKQEHIPRLFERFYRVDQSRSREQGGSGLGLSIVKHIIEAHNETILLKSNFGEGSEFSFTLEKAT; this is encoded by the coding sequence ATGAAAAGACTAAAAAAAACATACAATTACGCCCTTATATCTGCATTATATCTTACTATAATTTCTGTTTTAATTGCCGTTTTTTCATACCTCTATTTCTACAAATCTCTAGGGTTAATTTCTATTATGATATTCGGAATTATCCTTTTCGTTTTTTCGTTTTTTGTTATCCAATACAGAGCAGAACACTTTATTTACCAGAGAGTTAAAAAACTATACAAAGATATTTCAATTTTAGATGTTGAAGACTTAGAACGCGATAAAGTAACTACAGATATTGAAGCTTTCACAAAAACGGTACAAGATTATGTAGAAGATAAAAAGGAAGAAATTGCAAACCTCACCGAAAGAGATTCTTTTCGTAGAGACTTTTTAGGTAATGTTGCTCACGAACTTAAAACTCCACTTTTTACCGTGCAAGGTTATATTTTAACTTTAATTGAAGGAGCAGCAGATGATAAAGTAATTCGTGATAAATATTTAGAACGCGCCAATAAAGGTGTTGAACGTTTGACTTCAATCGTGAAAGACTTGGATATGATTGCCAAACTTGAAACCGACGGAATGAAAATGAAAATTGAACCTTTTAATATTTTGGAGCTTATTCAAACGGTTTTTGATTTGTTTGAAATGAAGGCTAAAAAGAAGAACATTAAATTAATTTTTGATAGACTTTACGAGTTTCCAATTTTCGTAAAAGGTGACGTAGAACGTATTGAACAAGTACTTATTAATCTGGTTGTAAATTCTATTAAATATGGAAAGCCAGGTGGAATTACCACGGCTTCTGTTGAGGTTTATAATGAAACTAAGTTCGTTATTAAAATTATTGATAATGGAGAAGGAATAAAACAAGAACATATTCCTCGTTTGTTCGAACGTTTCTATCGTGTAGATCAAAGTAGATCAAGAGAACAAGGTGGTTCTGGTTTAGGCTTATCAATTGTTAAACACATTATTGAAGCACATAACGAAACTATTTTGCTTAAAAGTAATTTCGGTGAAGGTTCTGAATTTTCTTTTACCCTAGAAAAGGCTACCTAA
- a CDS encoding aldo/keto reductase produces MKTKLSDIIIGCMSWGIWGKDYSSKEMHELINSCIEQDNTTFDHADIYGGYTTEEAFGKALIQSGVKREQIQLISKCGIQYITENRPNRIKHYDYSKEYIIWSVEQSLKNLQTDYLDVLLLHRPSPLMQADEISEAISQLQKQGKIIDFGVSNFLPSQMELIQKEISITCNQFEFSLVQNTAIDNATLDYVLRNNITAMSWSPLGGFFSLENEQASRIKEVLQPMLKKYNATEDQLLLAWILKHPANVIPVVGTSNIERIKIANAAKEIQLDLQDWFILYEASRGHKVA; encoded by the coding sequence GTGAAAACTAAACTTTCAGATATAATTATTGGTTGTATGTCATGGGGAATTTGGGGAAAAGATTATTCTTCCAAGGAAATGCATGAGTTAATTAACTCATGTATAGAACAAGACAATACAACTTTTGACCACGCAGATATTTATGGTGGTTATACCACGGAAGAAGCTTTTGGAAAAGCTCTTATACAAAGTGGCGTTAAACGTGAACAAATTCAATTAATTTCAAAATGTGGAATTCAGTATATAACTGAAAACAGACCCAACCGAATTAAACATTATGATTACTCTAAAGAATATATTATTTGGAGCGTTGAACAGTCTTTAAAAAATTTACAAACTGACTATTTAGATGTTTTATTGCTTCACAGGCCTAGTCCATTAATGCAAGCAGATGAGATTTCAGAAGCAATTTCTCAATTACAAAAACAAGGGAAAATAATTGACTTTGGTGTATCGAACTTTTTACCAAGCCAAATGGAATTAATTCAAAAAGAAATTTCAATAACCTGTAATCAGTTTGAATTTTCTTTAGTTCAAAATACAGCAATTGATAACGCTACTTTAGACTATGTTTTAAGAAACAATATCACAGCTATGAGTTGGAGTCCACTTGGAGGATTCTTTTCACTTGAAAACGAACAAGCCTCTAGAATAAAAGAAGTGCTTCAACCGATGTTAAAAAAATATAATGCCACAGAAGATCAATTATTATTAGCTTGGATTTTAAAACATCCTGCCAATGTAATTCCAGTAGTTGGAACTTCAAATATAGAACGTATAAAAATTGCTAATGCTGCTAAAGAAATTCAACTAGATTTACAAGATTGGTTTATTCTTTATGAAGCTAGCAGAGGACATAAAGTAGCTTAA
- a CDS encoding DUF6973 domain-containing protein encodes MKFASTLFYFFIASVSCVSQSNFSQFKKLSSPKKWWVVLHPFKAQKAYLISVEVNGISDSIKNCKLLDGDHVGGQVDAFRHAYWMARLTEEIGASSSRSLGKAHEKENYLMYKNRKLEDGIVPDKISSEMDLFNNEVGISLTRKGNKTPKNGLIYRIINAILDGKMKVIKKNISGQFLTCEGKVISSKSLIGKWKNNKCLVNSSYIRN; translated from the coding sequence ATGAAATTCGCTTCTACCCTATTTTATTTTTTTATTGCTTCGGTAAGTTGTGTATCGCAGTCAAACTTTTCGCAGTTTAAAAAACTGTCTTCTCCTAAGAAATGGTGGGTTGTTTTACACCCATTTAAAGCCCAAAAGGCTTACTTAATTTCTGTAGAGGTAAATGGTATTAGTGATAGTATTAAAAATTGTAAGCTTCTCGATGGAGATCATGTGGGTGGTCAAGTAGACGCTTTTCGTCATGCTTATTGGATGGCAAGATTGACTGAGGAAATAGGAGCTTCCTCGTCAAGATCATTAGGTAAAGCTCATGAAAAAGAGAATTATTTGATGTATAAAAATAGAAAGTTAGAAGATGGTATTGTTCCAGATAAGATTTCTTCAGAAATGGATTTGTTCAATAATGAAGTAGGCATTTCACTTACACGAAAAGGAAATAAAACTCCCAAGAACGGTTTAATTTATCGCATAATTAATGCAATTCTTGATGGAAAAATGAAAGTGATTAAAAAGAATATAAGTGGACAATTCTTAACCTGTGAAGGAAAAGTAATCAGTTCAAAATCGTTAATTGGAAAATGGAAAAATAATAAGTGTTTGGTGAATTCTAGTTACATAAGAAATTAA
- a CDS encoding T9SS type A sorting domain-containing protein gives MRKNYFLSFLLVLVSHLSFGQIVINEIDADQTGTDVSEFIELKWTPNTSLDGYVVVLFNGSDDRSYSSYDLDGKTTDANGFFILATTNLATGSDIDMGASNAVQNGADAVAVYQANDTDFPNDTDITLTNLVDVIVYGTSDSNDNGLLTGFNKTVQYDENLNGSKDTESIQRHSDGTYQVLAPTFRAENNTSSEASLSITSPSDNSSLAPGTTEVNISISVGNFNVAPGGTGDGYIKYIVNSGSAVDKFDTADIALTSLTPGSYAVTVELVDNSGASLSPAITATVNFTIASFTQVANLAALRAGTEGDYYELTGEVILTYARSSRNQKYIQDASAGILIDDTVGTITTAYNTYDGISGLKGRLGSFGGVLQFVPSSDPGAASSTGNTITPEVVSLADFEANAVNYESELITVQNVSFTDAGGTFASSTSYEIMSGGTTSTFRTNFSEADYIGTTIPSGTVDITALGASFTNSSGTTNQIVAIDLSGIVLGLNKSNIEGFAVYPNPVESKTFKLSSASFTTKTVQIFNVLGKEVYSTKVNGTNNDIDVASLNAGIYILKVLENGRMASKKLIIK, from the coding sequence ATGAGAAAAAATTACTTTTTAAGCTTTTTACTTGTATTAGTTAGCCACCTTTCTTTTGGGCAGATAGTAATCAATGAAATTGACGCAGATCAAACAGGAACAGATGTTTCTGAATTTATAGAACTAAAGTGGACTCCAAACACATCTTTAGATGGTTATGTAGTTGTCCTTTTTAATGGTAGTGATGATCGTAGTTATAGTTCCTATGATTTAGATGGTAAAACAACGGATGCAAATGGTTTTTTTATACTTGCAACTACAAATTTAGCAACAGGAAGTGATATTGATATGGGAGCTAGTAATGCTGTTCAAAATGGTGCAGATGCTGTAGCAGTTTACCAAGCGAATGATACTGATTTCCCAAATGATACAGACATAACATTGACTAACCTTGTTGACGTTATAGTATATGGTACATCTGACAGTAATGATAATGGATTATTAACAGGGTTCAATAAAACCGTTCAGTATGATGAGAATCTAAATGGAAGTAAAGATACCGAATCTATCCAGAGACATTCGGACGGTACATATCAAGTACTGGCTCCAACTTTTAGAGCAGAAAATAATACATCAAGCGAAGCCTCGTTAAGTATAACTTCACCTTCAGATAATTCAAGCTTAGCTCCGGGAACTACAGAAGTAAATATTTCTATTTCAGTAGGAAACTTTAATGTTGCTCCAGGAGGTACTGGAGATGGATACATTAAGTATATAGTAAACTCAGGTTCTGCTGTTGACAAGTTTGATACTGCTGATATTGCTTTAACTTCATTAACTCCTGGGAGCTATGCTGTAACTGTTGAGTTAGTTGATAATTCAGGAGCATCTTTAAGTCCAGCAATTACTGCAACAGTGAACTTTACAATTGCTTCTTTTACACAAGTTGCAAACTTAGCTGCTTTAAGAGCAGGTACAGAAGGAGACTATTATGAATTGACTGGTGAAGTAATTTTAACTTATGCAAGAAGTTCTAGAAATCAAAAATATATTCAAGATGCTTCAGCAGGTATTTTAATTGATGATACTGTAGGAACAATCACAACTGCTTATAACACATACGACGGAATTTCTGGATTAAAGGGTAGATTAGGATCATTTGGAGGAGTATTACAGTTTGTACCTAGTTCAGATCCAGGTGCAGCTTCTTCGACAGGAAATACTATTACACCAGAGGTAGTTTCATTAGCTGATTTTGAGGCGAATGCTGTAAATTATGAATCAGAGTTAATTACAGTTCAAAATGTATCTTTTACAGATGCTGGTGGTACTTTTGCATCTAGTACTAGTTATGAGATTATGAGTGGAGGTACAACATCTACTTTTAGAACAAACTTTTCTGAAGCGGATTACATTGGAACAACAATTCCATCTGGAACGGTTGATATTACTGCTTTAGGAGCAAGTTTCACTAATTCAAGTGGTACAACAAACCAAATCGTAGCAATTGATTTATCAGGAATTGTTCTTGGATTAAATAAGAGTAATATTGAAGGTTTTGCGGTTTATCCAAACCCGGTTGAGTCTAAAACTTTCAAACTTTCATCGGCTTCATTCACAACTAAAACAGTTCAAATATTTAATGTTTTAGGAAAAGAAGTTTATAGTACGAAAGTAAATGGAACTAATAACGATATTGATGTAGCTTCATTAAATGCTGGTATCTATATTTTAAAGGTTTTAGAAAACGGAAGAATGGCTTCAAAAAAGTTAATTATAAAGTAA